A DNA window from Aspergillus nidulans FGSC A4 chromosome I contains the following coding sequences:
- a CDS encoding glycosyltransferase family 1 protein (transcript_id=CADANIAT00006826) produces the protein MAKPTVLFVTNQELGQATVVLSVAYEFLIRQSYNVHIASSRQLEPEVSKLNAQAARATQLQSSSTTANFHTLPGRTMFEAAMNRGNSSSSSSGSWFNAHNIGLFGARQAYTMLCGVMVPWTGDEYIAVYHRCIEIIKKVQPRIVVIEPLCAQAIDACRTLRCKYAILSPNTVKDHVVQPMLGNLWKFPVLCSGYSFPLPWRHILPNAFLAICAGLTFANSRVFKAIDERRHAEGITGPYPVMASLAKNPTPLLIASRPEIDFPCFVPDSIISCGPILRPCAPINEECPELAEWLLRGPTVLVNLGSNVCFDRDQTRKFAHGLRMLLDARPDIQVLWKLKPDRKVEAALWIAEAVEGIFDEVFAGRVRIEEWLPVEPICILESGQICCMVHHGGANSYNEAIRAGVPQIVLPVWFDTYDFAARVEYLGVGVWGSKMSAPAINGPELGKALLCVLHSNESSTIRDQAKTIAAEIGFSEGRVVACEKLLELIER, from the exons ATGGCGAAACCGACTGTCCTTTTCGTAACCAACCAAGAGCTAGGACAAGCTACAGTCGTTCTTTCAGTAGCTTATGAGTTCCTCATCCGTCAATCCTACAACGTTCACATTGCCTCGTCCCGACAACTAGAGCCAGAGGTGTCCAAGCTAAACGCCCAAGCTGCCCGGGCTACCCAGCTGCAGTCCTCATCCACAACTGCAAACTTTCATACCCTTCCCGGCCGAACCATGTTCGAGGCAGCGATGAACAGGGGTAACTCATCCAGCAGCTCGTCTGGTAGCTGGTTCAACGCCCACAACATTGGCTTATTCGGCGCTCGTCAAGCTTATACCATGTTGTGTGGTGTAATGGTGCCATGGACTGGAGACGAGTATATTGCGGTTTACCATAGGTGCattgagatcatcaagaaagTGCAGCCTCGCATTGTTGTCATTGAACCTCTTTGCGCTCAAGCAATTGACGCTTGTCGAACATTGCGTTGTAAGTATGCGATTTTGAGCCCGAATACCGTGAAGGATCATGTAGTGCAGCCGATGCTAGGTAATCTTTGGAAGTTTCCGGT TCTTTGTTCTGGGTATTCTTTTCCCCTACCCTGGAGACACATCCTGCCTAACGCATTCCTCGCCATTTGCGCCGGACTTACATTCGCGAACTCGCGTGTCTTCAAAGCCATCGACGAACGCCGCCATGCCGAAGGTATCACTGGGCCGTACCCCGTCATGGCATCTTTGGCGAAGAACCCAACACCCCTGCTGATAGCTTCGCGTCCGGAAATCGACTTCCCTTGTTTCGTCCCAGACTCTATTATAAGCTGTGGTCCAATCTTGCGCCCCTGTGCCCCTATTAATGAGGAGTGTCCGGAGCTAGCCGAATGGTTATTGAGGGGGCCTACCGTTCTGGTTAATTTAGGATCAAACGTGTGCTTCGACCGTGACCAGACGAGAAAGTTCGCGCATGGTCTGCGCATGCTCCTAGACGCTCGGCCTGACATACAAGTGCTCTGGAAATTGAAGCCGGACCGTAAAGTGGAAGCTGCGCTTTGGATTGCGGAGGCTGTCGAGGGGATTTTCGATGAAGTGTTTGCTGGACGTGTGCGTATTGAGGAGTGGCTCCCTGTCGAACCGATTTGCATTCTCGAGAGCGGGCAGATCTGTTGTATGGTTCACCATGGAGGTGCGAACTCATATAACGAGGCTATACG GGCTGGCGTACCGCAGATAGTCCTACCCGTGTGGTTCGACACCTACGACTTCGCAGCGCGCGTGGAGTACCTGGGAGTGGGAGTATGGGGAAGTAAGATGAGTGCGCCTGCAATCAATGGGCCGGAACTAGGCAAGGCACTCCTCTGCGTCTTGCATAGTAATGAATCTTCCACCATACGAGACCAGGCGAAAACGATTGCAGCAGAGATCGGCTTCTCGGAAGGACGAGTCGTGGCATGTGAGAAGCTTCTCGAATTGATAGAAAGATAG
- a CDS encoding F-box protein (transcript_id=CADANIAT00006827), whose protein sequence is MAAESTSGLHLYSLPNEVFVQILYPFSTRELLHLATVSQRFYALVLRLLHYRLLLSAQLTDYKLILECFHPTSKLTEPHVFCKYLGTPCLSDKYEGEGSLYENIDTAQQLGRLGTLYSIFKPVETEEETEEGSAAVALDPDSLAVRRPISIESFEDFSQLCVVVNVVKVLPGTDVLLSAVNVEDGVIRLFRDWLKGQSNRLPDLQPHTSSESQGEVLWVDQNRNVGLKFRVSDVTKLDSNFPVLVHRDDETFSSYEIVIDELHIRTTRLLLTVEQSLQEQQSYPKAVIFTSMG, encoded by the exons ATGGCAGCGGAATCCACGTCGGGACTGCATCTCTATTCACTACCTAACGAG GTATTTGTTCAAATTCTATACCCGTTCAGTACCCGCGAGCTCCTCCATCTAGCAACGGTCTCCCAACGCTTTTACGCCCTAGTTTTACGTCTCCTGCACTAccggcttcttctttcagcACAGTTGACCGACTATAAACTGATTTTAGAATGTTTTCACCCGACATCTAAACTGACAGAGCCCCACGTCTTCTGTAAATATCTCGGCACGCCATGCCTTAGTGATAAGTACGAGGGAGAGGGCTCGCTTTATGAGAACATCGACACAGCTCAGCAACTTGGAAGACTTGGAACTCTCTACTCAATCTTCAAGCCAGtagagacagaagaagagacagaagagggCTCAGCTGCGGTGGCATTGG ATCCGGACTCACTCGCAGTACGACGACCTATCAGCATCGAAAGCTTTGAAGATTTCTCACAGTTATGCGTTGTAGTGAATGTGGTGAAGGTTCTGCCAGGAACGGATGTTCTCCTGAGCGCCGTCAATGTTGAGGACGGCGTGATTAGGCTGTTCCGAGACTGGCTAAAGGGTCAGAGCAATCGTCTGCCAGACCTACAACCTCACACATCCTCCGAGAGTCAAGGTGAAGTTCTGTGGGTGGACCAAAACAGGAACGTCGGCCTGAAATTTCGGGTCAGCGACGTGACCAAACTAGATTCCAACTTCCCTGTGCTCGTCCATCGTGACGACGAGACCTTTTCAAGCTATGAAATTGTGATCGATG AGCTTCATATTCGCACCACTCGTCTGCTCTTGACAGTAGAACAGTCGCTTCAGGAGCAACAGAGTTACCCTAAGGCTGTTATCTTCACGAGTATGGGCTAA